Within Theileria orientalis strain Shintoku DNA, chromosome 4, complete genome, the genomic segment AGTCGCCTCGTTCTGCAAGTATTGCGAAACTCCATACGcgtatttttatcatctttCACAGCTTATTCAGAGTCGAGCCCGTGCTGGTTCAATACGATGCTCCCATGGTAACTCCGGATCTGACCAGGTTTGTACTCACTATTCACTTCGTTTTCAGACGAAGCATGAGAACCTCCCTTGCCTATGTCTCAAAATTGATCGGGGTTAAAGATTTGTCCTGTGACGAGGCCTGTAAACTTCTGGGCAAGATGATGGTTGTTTCAAGGGCTGTGGATTCCGAAACCTTGGAATCCTCAGTTCCGATAACGAGGCCAGGTACCGAAAGCGTGACCCATGACCCTTCAGACATACAGCATCCCTGTGACTTGGCAGAGGATATAGCAATCGCATACGGCTACAGGAACATTAGGAGGAACATATCGAGCACCGGGACCCTGATGGAGAAGACCGTCCTGTTGGACCGGGTCAAGTTCGTGTTCACAAGCTGCTCCTTCAAGGAGACGCTGATGCCGATTCTTGACTCGTTCAAGTCGTCCTTTCACGACATGTGCTGGCCGATGCCAGCTGAAAGTGACAAGAGGGCTCCAGTCGTGGTCTTAAACTCGCAATTGAGCGAGAATGAGACTCTGAGAACCTCGCTGCTACCCGGACTGCTGAAATCGGTGCAGTACAAGAAGGGGTCAAACCTGCCAATACGGCTTTTCGAGGTAATTTGGTCAGTTGAATTGGGGATTTAGGTTGGAGAGGTCGTTTGGAAGAACTTGGAATCTGACGTTGGAGCCATCAACAACACGAACTGCGCGTGCGCATATGCAAACTCGACATCGGGACTCGAAGTAACCTAGAAACACAATAACTCGACTTTAGGACGTCCAAGGCCTCTCggaatatttgttaaataggCTCGGGTTCATCAGTGAATACCAGGTGTGGGAGTTCAACGAGTTCGGGAAGGAGATTCCAGACTCCTGGAAGATCAGATACACACTGAAGGAAACGGAAGGTACTTGACGAACAGTTTAATAATTGCGCAGATCCGGCCTTTTTACCAGGAAGGTGCGTTCATTTTGTCCTGAGTTCCGATCCGAATAAGAAATTCGGGGTAATGGGCATCGTCCACCCCAACGTTTTGAAGAACTTCCACATTCCCTTCCCAGGTACTCCCTCATTCTCACACATATTTTCAGTCTCGCTCTTTGAGCTGGACTTGACCTTAATTCAGAAGGAATTGAAGAATAAATGAAGTTTACTTACACCATAATGGAAATTATGTAATGCTAGTTAAATGAATTCACTTTTTGCCAATTATTTTCATACACACTgaaattatgtatattatttgttttaaaacacttttgttaattaatttgGGCTCTTATGTGAGCTAGAGCCATGTATTGTAGCATCGCAtacttttttcatttttgtaacatattttaatcaaaatGTCTGAGAAATTATACACAGTCAACATATGCAATAAAACTAGCTTCATTTTGTTCAGACATAGTCACAGAATTCGGCACGGAAGCTGGGTTACATGGCTTCCAGAGAAAATTAAACCATCATCAAGTGTATCTGTATCTTTCAAAAATAGTAGATCAGGCCACTCCTGTAGGTCCACCTTGCAGTATGGAGCGATTCTCGAGGGGATTTTGCACATTTTCGAGTTCAGACTGGAGAAATCGTCTGATAGTGACGACTACTACTGCTGTTTCAAGCCTGTACAAAAAAGAGATAACGTTGTGACCAATGACAGTTTTAAGTTGCTTAACAATGTTCCGGAGaacatatgtaaaataaatatacaaattatagACCCGAACAAGGCCAGTTTCATAGAGAGTTCCGAGACcatatatatagtaaaCATTGAGGAGACTCCAGAGGGATACGCATACGTGGCTTCGCTCAGAAACAAGTTCAACTCGAAGGTCTCGATGCTACAGGAGCAGTACCACAAGTGGAGCCACAGTTACTTCGTCGGCATGGAGCTGATGAACCTGTAC encodes:
- a CDS encoding phenylalanyl-tRNA synthetase; the protein is MPTVSVLKDEFFKQLGHNLSLEDLESLFFEFGLEYDGEDFDDNGRDLIKIEIPANRYDLLSLEGLVTALLCFRWDVEIPKITLVPPTPPNLSRIDVQKENSAIRPYIFSAILRGVVLDENRYKSLIDMQEKLHQNLCRKRTIAAIGTHDLDAVTPPFTYTFERPEDIVFAPLTNASTEYNALELMEIYEYHPQLKNYSKLLKGQPFYPVVRDSKGNVCSLPPVINSHRTSITLKTRNIFIEVTSTDKVKGSIVLNQLVASFCKYCETPYAVEPVLVQYDAPMVTPDLTRFVLTIHFVFRRSMRTSLAYVSKLIGVKDLSCDEACKLLGKMMVVSRAVDSETLESSVPITRPGTESVTHDPSDIQHPCDLAEDIAIAYGYRNIRRNISSTGTLMEKTVLLDRVKFVFTSCSFKETLMPILDSFKSSFHDMCWPMPAESDKRAPVVVLNSQLSENETLRTSLLPGLLKSVQYKKGSNLPIRLFEVGEVVWKNLESDVGAINNTNCACAYANSTSGLEDVQGLSEYLLNRLGFISEYQVWEFNEFGKEIPDSWKIRYTLKETEDPAFLPGRCVHFVLSSDPNKKFGVMGIVHPNVLKNFHIPFPGTPSFSHIFSVSLFELDLTLIQKELKNK